One window of Sulfuricurvum sp. genomic DNA carries:
- a CDS encoding phage baseplate assembly protein V — translation MPSTDNLIQLGTIVNIDPDGKALVRVQIFERVTDWIPYKMVSNSHIRVWIPPKVGEQVIVLSPFGEGDSGIVLGSIFNKDLKEPTSANDHTSIVEFSDGTIITYDVTAKVLTIDASGSIDITAPSGITVTANTAITGNVTINGNLNVSGTITDEKGSLSDHVHTGVTSGPSDTGVRP, via the coding sequence ATGCCAAGCACTGATAATTTAATCCAACTTGGAACTATCGTAAATATCGATCCGGATGGTAAAGCACTTGTGCGTGTTCAAATCTTTGAGCGGGTTACGGATTGGATTCCGTATAAAATGGTTTCAAACTCTCATATCCGTGTATGGATACCTCCAAAAGTCGGTGAGCAGGTAATTGTACTCTCCCCGTTCGGTGAAGGAGATAGCGGTATAGTACTTGGATCTATCTTCAATAAAGACCTCAAAGAGCCGACATCTGCCAACGATCACACTTCTATTGTCGAGTTCTCAGACGGAACCATAATCACCTATGATGTGACAGCCAAAGTGCTCACTATCGATGCCAGTGGATCGATTGATATTACTGCTCCATCCGGAATCACTGTGACGGCAAATACTGCCATCACCGGAAACGTAACCATAAATGGAAACCTGAATGTGAGCGGAACCATCACCGATGAAAAAGGGTCATTGTCAGACCATGTTCATACAGGTGTTACTTCCGGACCATCAGATACGGGAGTACGTCCATGA
- a CDS encoding phage protease — protein MKNKMLMIALSTAGATANTDYFVLKASIDITKTAPWQKIGVSGKWNGHSGGTFEMNQNIFEQMVSNYERGGIDIVCDYEHQTLWGDIAPASGWILKEPISLKAENGELFALIKWTDKAKEMIANGEYRYLSPVFAPNTLSQTDASNIGWTLHSVALTNKPFLEELGEVRLNKLTQTNHTKEEGTMTKEEEAVLTAENEKLKAENEALKTENEKHADAQAEAKVEAAIAAKKLHPDQKESALKMCKADPAGFDTFMSTAKPMIQVPGDDMFDNKNNNGGAAKGELSPEEIKAATGDNQ, from the coding sequence ATGAAAAACAAAATGCTTATGATCGCCCTTAGTACTGCAGGAGCTACAGCCAATACGGATTATTTCGTACTCAAAGCTTCTATTGATATCACAAAGACTGCACCGTGGCAAAAAATCGGAGTAAGCGGTAAATGGAACGGACATTCAGGTGGCACGTTCGAGATGAATCAAAATATCTTTGAACAGATGGTTTCCAATTATGAGCGCGGTGGTATCGATATCGTATGCGACTATGAACATCAAACATTATGGGGTGATATTGCTCCTGCTTCCGGGTGGATTTTAAAAGAACCAATCTCACTTAAAGCAGAGAACGGAGAGCTATTCGCATTGATCAAATGGACGGATAAAGCAAAAGAGATGATCGCTAATGGTGAGTACCGTTACCTCTCCCCGGTGTTTGCACCCAACACGCTATCACAAACGGATGCAAGCAACATCGGGTGGACACTCCATTCGGTCGCGCTTACCAATAAACCGTTCCTCGAAGAGCTCGGAGAGGTACGACTTAACAAACTCACACAGACCAACCACACAAAGGAGGAAGGAACAATGACAAAAGAAGAAGAGGCGGTGCTCACAGCTGAAAATGAAAAGCTTAAAGCTGAAAACGAAGCGCTAAAAACTGAAAACGAAAAACATGCAGATGCTCAGGCGGAAGCAAAAGTAGAGGCGGCAATCGCAGCCAAAAAACTGCACCCGGATCAAAAAGAATCGGCGTTAAAAATGTGTAAAGCAGATCCGGCAGGATTTGATACGTTTATGAGTACTGCCAAACCGATGATCCAAGTACCTGGTGATGATATGTTCGATAATAAAAACAACAATGGCGGAGCAGCTAAAGGTGAGCTATCACCTGAAGAAATTAAAGCCGCTACGGGAGATAATCAATGA
- a CDS encoding major capsid protein yields the protein MTAAEAAARWNVKNTTKTLSQMKVTSTPIFDKYFRNKAHGILGSTTTIKIMKGSGMILQSVAPDAEHLIHERPTLFEIAVKLPRFALENNISASTLNEISSLDDPSQPIQLASEVGTIQKEHRLSFDTTIEYMSTGALFGKVMDGTGKTLFEFASTRPQVEFKTGKKLLDSITEIDDAMVEELGMNPGYVIKCGRGFYNHVMALAEAEDLFTKKLASIVTEGETIFLVVHGRRFEAYTVKYQNTQGQLVTYVGTNEMAAIPNSDTFTDCIYGRADHTAAVKSPPTLFFGSTEELPKGRGVSVLSETKPLPVCLNPNAVIRGKKL from the coding sequence ATGACAGCAGCAGAAGCAGCAGCACGTTGGAATGTTAAAAATACAACAAAAACATTGTCTCAGATGAAAGTGACGAGTACACCGATCTTTGATAAGTACTTCAGAAATAAAGCTCATGGGATTTTAGGTAGTACAACTACTATCAAAATTATGAAAGGTTCAGGGATGATCCTTCAGTCGGTAGCTCCGGATGCAGAGCACTTGATCCATGAACGCCCGACTCTATTTGAAATTGCGGTCAAGCTTCCGCGTTTTGCACTTGAAAATAATATCAGCGCATCTACGCTCAATGAGATTTCAAGCTTGGATGATCCATCCCAGCCGATTCAACTTGCTTCAGAAGTTGGAACTATCCAAAAAGAGCATCGCCTTAGCTTCGATACTACGATTGAATATATGTCTACCGGAGCACTCTTCGGTAAAGTAATGGATGGTACAGGTAAAACACTCTTCGAGTTTGCTTCAACCCGTCCTCAGGTCGAGTTTAAAACCGGTAAAAAGTTACTTGATTCAATCACTGAAATTGATGATGCTATGGTTGAAGAGTTGGGAATGAATCCGGGCTATGTCATTAAATGTGGGCGCGGATTTTATAACCATGTCATGGCGTTAGCGGAAGCAGAAGATCTATTTACCAAAAAACTCGCCTCTATCGTTACAGAGGGTGAGACGATCTTCCTAGTTGTTCACGGTCGACGTTTTGAAGCATACACAGTGAAATATCAAAATACTCAAGGGCAACTTGTAACTTATGTAGGTACCAATGAGATGGCAGCTATTCCAAACAGTGATACGTTCACCGATTGTATCTATGGTCGTGCAGATCATACGGCAGCAGTTAAAAGCCCTCCGACCCTTTTCTTTGGATCTACCGAAGAACTTCCAAAAGGTCGAGGCGTATCAGTATTAAGCGAAACAAAACCGCTCCCGGTATGTCTCAATCCAAACGCAGTCATTCGCGGCAAAAAACTCTAA
- a CDS encoding phage protein Gp36 family protein, which yields MITIADLKKELSTTELTQLSDLNGTGTVDTTVVDEAINDAIAFISSFLVIPSNPTPFLKTIAVDLAIYELRKLHDLHDPKDRKEIESALTKMGKGTIPTTMSEPQKPKGHSSAFRHGVKPVDFGGFR from the coding sequence ATGATTACTATCGCAGACTTAAAAAAAGAACTCAGTACTACAGAGCTGACCCAACTAAGTGACCTCAATGGAACCGGCACTGTCGATACTACAGTAGTAGATGAAGCCATTAACGATGCGATAGCCTTTATCTCTTCATTTCTCGTCATTCCCTCAAATCCAACACCATTCCTAAAAACCATCGCCGTCGATCTCGCCATCTACGAACTCAGAAAGCTTCACGACCTCCACGATCCGAAAGATCGCAAAGAGATCGAATCAGCTCTGACGAAAATGGGCAAAGGGACGATCCCGACAACGATGAGCGAACCGCAAAAGCCTAAAGGCCATAGCAGTGCATTCCGTCATGGTGTCAAACCAGTTGATTTTGGAGGGTTTCGCTGA
- a CDS encoding DUF1804 family protein, whose product MASKAQKIEIARALYISGRNEDEIATIMDSSKRTIQNYKSEDSAAGYDWDVLRAEKHISADSPRRGYLYSDFVGYMHETLKEVRESTITSSEKADMIVRLSDAFSKMKGIIRHEDPIAFKHGIIQHVIVTIGEAIKARGDTAMLELFIQVIDEIGERIDVAI is encoded by the coding sequence ATGGCATCAAAAGCTCAAAAGATCGAGATCGCTCGTGCTCTTTACATCTCAGGACGTAATGAAGATGAAATCGCAACAATTATGGATTCATCAAAACGGACTATCCAAAACTATAAATCCGAAGACTCTGCAGCAGGGTATGATTGGGACGTACTCAGAGCTGAGAAGCATATCTCTGCAGACTCTCCACGCCGTGGGTATCTTTACAGCGATTTTGTAGGGTATATGCATGAAACACTAAAAGAGGTGCGCGAGTCTACTATCACCTCTTCGGAGAAAGCGGACATGATCGTCAGGCTCTCCGATGCATTCTCGAAGATGAAGGGGATCATCCGGCACGAAGATCCGATCGCATTTAAACATGGTATTATCCAGCACGTTATCGTGACGATAGGAGAGGCGATCAAAGCACGAGGCGATACTGCCATGCTCGAGCTTTTTATCCAAGTGATTGACGAGATCGGAGAGCGCATCGATGTCGCCATATAA
- the terL gene encoding phage terminase large subunit, with translation MSPYNSNDLRALLSEAKESFLADGADEKTAKRLTRKEFIKWLDGYTSELKETIRSNATLPADQRDERRERQRHDFHFFRTTYLPHYYSLPGKSDLQEHLEGVYRRIADRCSISNAAASAMGEKFAIAAPRGHGKSTDVSVAFVIWCIINDLKHFITIFSDAIELTETLIEAIKAELSENDNLKADFPHATGLGKVWKIGDIVTRNGIRVKGFGSGKRVRGIKHGVYRVDLALIDDLENDENVRSRDQRDKLESWIDEAVVNLGSVDANMDIIYIGTILHRDSVLSRKLKLGFWNPKIFRAIITFPDRLDLWERYAQIYKSRGTEEAHDFYMSQKPEMDAGARVLWPDAVPIETLMRKRSEAPRSFAKELQNNPSLDTQNFKRETMHFWRSHPPLRQLTIYGWCDPAGSGKKSDFTNMTIFGVDDKALKGYVLESINEVIGSIEIIKRVVTLQDRYGCKVFGVETNGGQFHLKPFILREAYERGVHMPLKGIHNSDNKDSRIEELELPIENGEILLHEDQIILIEQLEDHPEGKNDDAPDGLSGVYRLSKLAKKQHVSAPRSNRRSIRPRNSHRR, from the coding sequence ATGTCGCCATATAATTCGAATGATCTGCGAGCACTTTTATCTGAAGCAAAAGAGTCATTCTTAGCCGACGGTGCGGATGAAAAAACCGCAAAACGGCTGACACGTAAAGAGTTTATAAAGTGGCTTGATGGCTATACAAGCGAGTTAAAAGAGACGATCCGATCCAATGCCACACTTCCGGCAGATCAGCGAGACGAGCGAAGAGAACGTCAACGCCATGACTTCCATTTTTTCCGAACTACCTATCTTCCTCACTACTATTCGCTTCCGGGTAAGTCAGATCTTCAAGAACATCTTGAAGGTGTATATCGCCGAATAGCAGACCGATGTTCTATCAGTAATGCCGCTGCATCGGCTATGGGTGAGAAGTTCGCCATTGCCGCACCGCGCGGTCACGGTAAATCGACTGATGTATCGGTAGCCTTCGTGATATGGTGTATCATCAATGATCTAAAGCATTTCATTACGATATTCTCCGATGCGATAGAGCTGACTGAAACACTCATCGAAGCGATCAAGGCCGAACTCTCTGAGAATGATAACCTCAAAGCTGACTTTCCTCATGCCACTGGTCTTGGTAAAGTATGGAAGATCGGCGATATCGTCACACGAAACGGTATCAGGGTCAAAGGCTTTGGGTCGGGTAAGCGTGTCCGTGGTATCAAGCATGGCGTTTATCGTGTAGACCTAGCACTCATCGATGACCTCGAAAATGATGAGAACGTCCGAAGCCGTGATCAGCGAGATAAACTCGAATCATGGATAGATGAGGCAGTTGTAAACCTCGGAAGCGTCGATGCTAACATGGATATCATCTACATCGGAACTATCCTACACCGAGACTCGGTTCTATCGCGTAAGCTAAAGCTCGGCTTTTGGAACCCTAAAATATTTCGTGCGATTATTACCTTCCCGGATCGTCTTGATCTATGGGAGCGGTACGCACAAATCTACAAATCACGCGGTACTGAAGAGGCACACGATTTCTACATGAGTCAAAAGCCGGAGATGGATGCGGGTGCTCGTGTCTTATGGCCGGATGCCGTTCCGATTGAAACCCTGATGCGTAAACGCTCTGAAGCTCCGAGATCGTTTGCCAAAGAACTCCAAAACAACCCAAGCTTAGATACTCAAAACTTTAAACGCGAAACAATGCACTTTTGGCGTTCTCACCCACCTCTCCGGCAACTTACTATTTATGGATGGTGTGACCCGGCAGGAAGTGGAAAAAAATCGGACTTCACGAACATGACTATTTTCGGAGTTGATGATAAAGCCCTCAAAGGGTACGTCCTCGAATCGATCAATGAGGTGATCGGATCAATAGAGATCATTAAGCGGGTAGTAACTTTGCAAGATCGATACGGGTGCAAGGTCTTTGGAGTAGAGACCAACGGAGGGCAATTCCATCTCAAGCCTTTTATTTTGAGAGAGGCATACGAGCGTGGTGTACACATGCCGCTCAAAGGTATTCATAACAGCGACAACAAAGATTCCCGTATCGAAGAGCTGGAACTTCCTATTGAAAACGGAGAGATCTTACTTCACGAAGATCAGATTATTCTGATTGAGCAGCTTGAAGATCACCCCGAAGGTAAAAACGATGATGCTCCCGATGGATTATCAGGAGTCTATCGCCTCAGTAAGCTTGCTAAAAAACAGCATGTATCTGCACCGCGCAGTAACCGCCGATCCATCCGACCTCGAAATTCCCATAGGAGATGA
- a CDS encoding DUF935 family protein yields MKRLFKNLFASKQSTPEKSNPRKSAAAPAVDILVSIMDNLPIRHEWLSREELDRIARDATVISSIGSRKAATLKKELIFSSDNEDMANNLYSVFHPGTLRKVLDAPFQGAAIFEINWSEKNSVLVPKLIERDYTQFMIKNETLYYAPYGSPEEIPQYKAVYALYEDKYHRPMGTPLAESLFWYVKFKNASLQFWVKFLEKYGVPWAIGKTDGDKDILADELYAMLSGDAAVIESDEEIDIKTADKTGDFDKITAYLDDQIREAILGGNLTGNVKGGSYAAAETHNDIREDIAMADENMTISLIERVIEAFITINNLSISIEVTLKDKDDPNLSLAERDERITKMGYRPTQEYIEKTYNITVEAIEPSKIANHALMKKLYALSATKPITTTDELSDSVDVHKIALSFQTQIVDIIDQANSFEEAIDLLHAAYPGMDITELQDTMDMALQSSYILGTAEVERESEEE; encoded by the coding sequence ATGAAACGTCTATTTAAAAACCTTTTTGCTTCAAAACAATCTACGCCTGAGAAAAGCAATCCACGTAAATCGGCAGCGGCTCCGGCAGTTGATATTCTTGTCAGCATTATGGATAATCTTCCGATACGTCATGAATGGTTAAGCCGTGAAGAACTCGATCGCATTGCACGGGACGCCACCGTAATCTCATCGATTGGGAGCCGTAAAGCAGCTACTCTAAAAAAAGAGCTCATATTCTCCAGTGATAATGAGGATATGGCCAATAATCTCTATAGTGTATTTCATCCCGGAACGCTCCGTAAAGTTCTCGATGCTCCGTTTCAGGGTGCTGCTATTTTCGAGATCAATTGGAGTGAAAAGAACTCGGTGTTGGTACCTAAGCTCATAGAGCGCGATTACACACAGTTTATGATTAAGAACGAAACACTTTACTATGCACCCTATGGATCACCCGAAGAAATCCCGCAATACAAAGCGGTCTATGCTCTCTATGAAGACAAATATCACCGTCCGATGGGGACACCGCTTGCCGAGTCACTGTTTTGGTATGTGAAGTTTAAAAATGCTTCATTGCAGTTTTGGGTCAAGTTCCTCGAAAAATACGGTGTACCGTGGGCGATAGGTAAAACAGACGGTGACAAAGATATCTTAGCTGATGAACTCTATGCCATGCTCTCTGGAGATGCTGCCGTCATTGAGTCCGATGAAGAGATCGATATCAAGACCGCCGATAAAACGGGTGACTTTGATAAGATCACTGCCTATCTTGATGATCAGATCCGTGAAGCAATACTCGGAGGCAATCTAACAGGGAACGTCAAAGGAGGAAGCTATGCTGCCGCCGAGACGCACAACGATATACGTGAAGATATCGCAATGGCAGATGAGAATATGACGATCTCTTTGATTGAACGGGTAATCGAAGCGTTTATCACGATCAATAATCTCAGTATTTCTATCGAAGTAACGCTCAAAGATAAAGACGATCCGAACCTTTCATTGGCGGAGCGGGACGAGCGGATCACAAAAATGGGATATCGACCGACGCAAGAGTACATCGAGAAGACCTACAACATCACCGTTGAAGCCATCGAACCCTCTAAAATCGCTAACCATGCTCTCATGAAAAAGCTTTACGCGCTGAGTGCTACTAAGCCGATCACGACGACCGATGAGCTAAGTGACAGCGTCGATGTTCACAAGATAGCACTCTCATTTCAAACTCAAATCGTGGATATTATCGATCAGGCTAACAGTTTCGAAGAGGCTATCGATCTTTTACATGCAGCCTATCCGGGCATGGATATCACAGAGTTGCAAGATACGATGGATATGGCATTGCAAAGCTCATACATTCTCGGCACTGCTGAAGTAGAGCGTGAGAGCGAAGAGGAGTAA
- a CDS encoding PBECR2 nuclease fold domain-containing protein, with protein MPPLPKPSFAFGLKPAAAIEYLRSKGFKLTFDYQEMQREAHHKAFTVAKVTRLDLLSDIHSSITDAMEKGTRFEDWKKQIIPTLEAKGWWGKKEIVNPSTGEVKEVMIGGRRLKTIFKTNTMVARATARYDQQMASDLPYMQYVGGLSEHPRMSHMAKNGIVLLKSDPWWQYNYPPNAWLCHCEVRTWSEAQIKRRGWSVSTAAHENIASPDWSYNPGAGNRVGKLSKINLDQSLDKLPTILPKREYKELSDAALKQKFYDDLSIKPGDTYIDKVGDPTVIDDSLFHSFSGHSKITKKDRHLFIDEFATTIDDPDEIYLEWDDKAKRLVKKMMRYFTDDKGKKKALMAVFEYQSDKTQGVSLYLIDSPSTVEKKRGEKLIYRKEGTR; from the coding sequence ATGCCTCCTCTCCCTAAACCGTCGTTTGCTTTTGGTCTCAAACCAGCTGCAGCGATAGAGTACCTCCGATCCAAAGGCTTTAAGCTCACATTTGATTATCAGGAGATGCAGCGCGAAGCTCACCATAAAGCGTTCACCGTTGCCAAAGTAACCCGCCTCGATCTACTCAGCGATATCCACTCATCAATTACCGATGCTATGGAAAAGGGAACCCGCTTCGAGGATTGGAAAAAACAGATTATTCCAACGCTGGAGGCGAAAGGATGGTGGGGTAAAAAAGAGATCGTTAACCCATCTACCGGAGAGGTAAAAGAGGTTATGATCGGTGGACGTCGCCTCAAAACGATCTTTAAAACTAACACGATGGTTGCCCGTGCTACTGCGCGATATGATCAGCAGATGGCGAGCGATCTTCCCTATATGCAATATGTTGGTGGACTATCTGAGCATCCGCGTATGAGCCACATGGCAAAAAATGGGATTGTGCTTCTTAAAAGTGATCCATGGTGGCAATATAACTATCCACCGAATGCATGGCTATGTCATTGTGAGGTCAGAACATGGAGCGAAGCACAGATTAAACGACGTGGTTGGAGTGTTTCCACTGCTGCTCATGAGAACATTGCCTCTCCAGATTGGTCATACAATCCGGGAGCGGGTAACCGTGTCGGAAAGCTCTCGAAGATCAATCTCGATCAAAGCCTCGATAAACTCCCAACGATACTCCCGAAACGAGAATACAAAGAGCTGAGTGATGCTGCTCTCAAGCAAAAGTTTTATGATGATCTAAGTATCAAGCCCGGAGATACATATATCGATAAGGTCGGTGATCCTACCGTAATCGATGATAGTCTGTTTCACTCATTCAGCGGACACTCGAAGATCACCAAGAAAGACCGACACCTCTTTATCGATGAGTTTGCTACCACTATTGATGATCCGGACGAGATTTATTTGGAATGGGATGATAAGGCAAAACGCCTCGTTAAAAAGATGATGCGGTACTTTACGGATGACAAAGGTAAGAAAAAAGCGCTCATGGCAGTGTTTGAATATCAGAGCGATAAAACTCAGGGAGTCAGTTTATATTTGATTGATAGTCCATCGACAGTGGAGAAAAAGAGGGGAGAGAAGTTGATCTATCGAAAAGAAGGCACTCGTTAA
- a CDS encoding phage virion morphogenesis protein gives MSEMISIEITGDDKINHALAELLHKVQNLENPFNSVGSYLTNIIEESFDSETSPDGHAWHPLADSTKAYKEKHGENKILQSKDRNTRESTGYSADSDSMIVGVNAYSKDRYPYPIVHQFGTEDGKVPARPFMPITHDGELYDNVKVEVLDILLGYLGE, from the coding sequence ATGTCGGAGATGATTTCGATTGAGATCACAGGGGATGATAAGATAAATCATGCGCTTGCAGAGTTGCTTCATAAAGTACAAAATCTTGAGAATCCGTTCAATTCGGTAGGTTCCTATCTCACAAACATCATAGAAGAGAGCTTCGACAGTGAGACATCTCCAGACGGACATGCATGGCATCCCCTTGCCGATTCGACAAAGGCATACAAAGAAAAGCATGGTGAGAACAAGATTCTGCAAAGTAAGGACCGAAATACGCGAGAGAGTACAGGGTACAGTGCAGATAGCGATAGCATGATCGTAGGGGTCAATGCGTATAGTAAAGATCGCTATCCCTATCCGATAGTACATCAGTTTGGAACCGAAGACGGAAAGGTTCCGGCACGACCGTTTATGCCGATTACGCATGATGGGGAGCTATATGACAATGTTAAGGTTGAGGTGTTGGATATATTATTGGGGTATTTAGGAGAATAG
- a CDS encoding Mor transcription activator family protein, with amino-acid sequence MDLKDTVTNLDIFKEFTRRIREDGASDEELMRDYGGMPIYVPSWQLNGRNNEIIKDYTENKLSPKALKMKYNLSLSRIYEIIGEVRTPQLFS; translated from the coding sequence ATGGATTTAAAAGATACCGTAACGAATTTAGACATTTTCAAAGAGTTTACCCGCCGTATCCGTGAGGATGGAGCGAGCGATGAAGAACTTATGCGAGATTACGGCGGAATGCCAATCTATGTCCCATCGTGGCAGCTCAACGGACGTAACAATGAAATCATCAAAGACTACACTGAAAATAAGCTCTCCCCTAAAGCTCTAAAAATGAAATATAATCTCAGTCTTAGCCGTATCTATGAGATCATCGGCGAAGTACGCACCCCTCAACTATTCTCCTAA
- a CDS encoding phage protein GemA/Gp16 family protein, protein MTQRQKNAHASLVKQVHTSIRYQNYYRNEREEYVEMIKGAFGKDSSVALSVSELIILVDYLNMNSDTLPTFTPKQSSPAQVWKMMQLWEAKARDKSDAALLSFCKRIIKKEYETPNQMEFNEAQKVILALEKMK, encoded by the coding sequence ATGACCCAAAGACAAAAGAATGCCCACGCGTCACTCGTCAAGCAGGTGCATACCTCAATACGGTATCAGAACTATTATCGCAATGAGAGAGAGGAATACGTCGAGATGATCAAGGGAGCTTTCGGCAAAGACTCATCGGTTGCGTTGAGTGTGTCAGAGCTGATCATACTGGTCGATTATCTGAATATGAATAGCGATACTCTACCGACGTTTACCCCGAAACAATCCTCTCCGGCACAGGTGTGGAAGATGATGCAGTTGTGGGAAGCTAAAGCACGGGATAAGAGCGATGCCGCACTGCTGTCGTTTTGCAAGCGGATCATTAAAAAAGAGTATGAGACACCGAACCAAATGGAGTTTAACGAAGCTCAAAAGGTGATTTTAGCACTGGAAAAAATGAAGTGA
- a CDS encoding DUF3164 family protein, with protein sequence MATKNEQGHWRNKQGGWVHPDLVSVDKKLEDELVIKLVEEAKQEHERMVDFKTKSFGDCYSFVDLLRQEYGMDRLSGSEVGSVTLKAFDGTAEVQIQVAKLITFDQKLTLAKEKIDEYLTEKTEFADAEIQTLIMRAFEVRNGKVDAKQIISLKSYKIEHPKWLEAMAMIDDATEIAGTKSYIRFKERKDGDISGELNTIVLDLASVPVRAKIEKGVQS encoded by the coding sequence ATGGCAACAAAAAACGAACAAGGCCACTGGCGCAATAAGCAAGGCGGTTGGGTTCATCCTGATCTGGTATCGGTTGATAAAAAGCTCGAAGATGAGCTGGTAATCAAACTGGTTGAGGAAGCGAAACAAGAACATGAACGGATGGTTGATTTCAAAACTAAATCATTCGGTGATTGTTATTCATTTGTAGACCTGCTTCGCCAAGAGTACGGCATGGATCGACTCTCAGGGTCTGAAGTCGGGTCGGTAACCCTCAAAGCGTTTGATGGTACGGCAGAGGTTCAAATCCAAGTAGCAAAGCTGATCACGTTTGATCAAAAGCTCACTCTTGCAAAAGAAAAGATCGATGAGTATCTCACCGAGAAAACAGAGTTTGCAGATGCTGAGATTCAAACGCTGATCATGAGAGCCTTCGAAGTGCGAAACGGTAAGGTAGACGCGAAGCAGATCATATCGCTCAAGTCATACAAAATTGAGCATCCTAAGTGGCTCGAAGCGATGGCAATGATCGATGATGCGACTGAGATCGCCGGAACGAAAAGCTACATCCGTTTTAAAGAGCGAAAAGACGGAGACATCTCCGGAGAGCTGAATACTATCGTACTTGATCTCGCATCGGTACCGGTTAGAGCAAAGATTGAAAAAGGAGTCCAATCATGA
- a CDS encoding AAA family ATPase, with translation MIEEFIETRNYTNLLAGFLNLKALPTTAPRMGLGFGNFGLGKTVGLERIAAKENAILLRAAQTWSKTSLLIKLCTELGLDTKGHSSQMYERVKESFLIDPRIVIIDEVDALLKAEKTPVLELLRDLHDETQIIVFFIGMEEANAKFKRHNHYYSRIVELIKFEAIPRADVEKFCALSSVKIEADLMDLFVQRYPNLRQIKVMLLRLENWCDMNGIESVNLNTFKTSGVEHGLGVQTSKTK, from the coding sequence ATGATCGAAGAATTTATTGAAACACGAAATTATACCAACCTTTTGGCTGGTTTTTTAAATCTAAAGGCTTTGCCTACTACAGCACCACGCATGGGGCTAGGATTTGGGAACTTCGGGTTGGGAAAAACGGTCGGACTAGAGCGGATCGCAGCGAAAGAGAACGCGATATTGCTCAGAGCGGCTCAAACATGGAGTAAAACAAGTTTACTCATCAAACTATGTACTGAATTGGGACTCGACACTAAAGGGCATAGCTCGCAAATGTACGAACGGGTTAAAGAGTCATTCTTGATCGATCCGCGTATCGTGATCATCGACGAGGTAGATGCACTGCTAAAAGCTGAAAAGACTCCGGTGCTTGAACTGCTCCGCGATCTGCATGACGAAACACAGATCATCGTCTTTTTTATCGGTATGGAAGAGGCAAATGCCAAGTTTAAACGGCATAACCACTACTACAGCCGAATTGTAGAGCTGATCAAGTTTGAAGCGATACCGCGAGCGGACGTTGAAAAGTTTTGTGCGCTCAGTAGCGTAAAGATCGAAGCAGATTTGATGGACTTATTCGTCCAACGCTATCCAAATCTACGACAAATTAAAGTGATGCTGCTCCGACTGGAGAACTGGTGCGATATGAACGGCATCGAAAGTGTCAATTTGAACACATTTAAAACAAGCGGGGTTGAACATGGGCTTGGCGTACAAACGAGTAAGACGAAGTAA